In Kushneria marisflavi, the following are encoded in one genomic region:
- a CDS encoding zinc-binding alcohol dehydrogenase family protein encodes MQVLVCAAPGEMTLEETDTPQCGPGQALLRICCVGICGTDIHAYGGRQPYFSYPRVLGHELSGEVVATGDDVDQSLVGQRAYVIPYLHCGQCNACLRGRTNCCQNLEVIGVHRDGGMAEYLVVPVSHLVTSQTLSLEQLALVECLAIGAHAVRRSQLEEGECVVVAGAGPIGMGVAQLARAQGARVMVLDNHKGRLAFCRDTLGVETFNITEGDSRDAIAALSDGAMADVVFDATGNPQAMNRGFDFAGHGGRYVLVSVVRADITFNDPDFHKRELTLLGSRNATREDFDRVTRLMEAGKLFERAMITHRAPLIDMPDIMAQWCDPATGVIKGMVHLDRAASDHQTMPEAAHE; translated from the coding sequence ATGCAAGTACTGGTCTGTGCCGCACCAGGAGAGATGACGCTCGAGGAAACCGATACGCCGCAGTGCGGGCCGGGCCAGGCGCTGCTGCGTATTTGCTGCGTCGGCATCTGCGGCACCGACATTCATGCCTATGGTGGCCGGCAGCCCTACTTCAGCTACCCGCGCGTGCTGGGACATGAGCTTTCCGGCGAGGTCGTGGCGACCGGTGACGACGTGGATCAATCGCTGGTGGGTCAGCGGGCCTATGTCATTCCCTACCTGCACTGCGGTCAGTGCAACGCATGCCTGCGCGGGCGCACCAACTGCTGCCAGAATCTTGAAGTCATTGGCGTGCACCGTGACGGCGGCATGGCGGAATATCTTGTGGTGCCGGTCAGCCATCTGGTGACCTCCCAAACGCTCTCTCTTGAGCAGCTCGCACTGGTCGAGTGTCTGGCCATCGGCGCTCACGCCGTGCGGCGCAGCCAGCTGGAGGAGGGGGAGTGCGTCGTGGTGGCCGGCGCCGGCCCGATCGGCATGGGCGTGGCACAGCTGGCCCGGGCACAGGGGGCGAGAGTGATGGTGCTGGATAACCACAAAGGCCGGCTGGCGTTTTGCCGCGACACCCTGGGCGTGGAGACCTTCAATATCACCGAAGGCGATAGTCGCGATGCCATTGCGGCGCTCTCCGATGGGGCCATGGCGGATGTGGTGTTCGATGCCACCGGCAATCCGCAGGCCATGAACCGAGGTTTCGATTTTGCTGGCCACGGCGGGCGCTACGTGCTGGTCAGCGTGGTGCGCGCCGACATCACCTTCAACGACCCTGACTTCCACAAGCGCGAGCTGACCCTGCTGGGCAGCCGCAATGCCACGCGTGAAGATTTCGACAGGGTGACCCGGCTCATGGAGGCCGGAAAGCTCTTTGAGCGCGCCATGATTACCCACCGGGCGCCGCTGATTGATATGCCGGACATCATGGCGCAGTGGTGTGATCCGGCCACCGGCGTGATCAAGGGCATGGTGCATCTTGATCGTGCAGCGTCGGATCACCAAACGATGCCGGAGGCCGCCCATGAGTGA
- a CDS encoding fumarylacetoacetate hydrolase family protein, which yields MKLLRFGPKGFEKPGIVAPDGSLRDLSGHVEDIAGKTLLPAQLEALAGLDLESLPTIDSGARIGPCVGRVGKFICIGLNYADHAAETGAELPAEPVVFNKWTSAICGPNDDIEIPRDSRSTDWEVELGVVIGTPGRYIDEADAMNHVAGYCVINDVSEREFQLERSGTWDKGKGCDTFGPLGPWLVTADEISDPGNLDMWLEVDGHRYQNGSTRTMVFGVAHLVAYLSRFMSLQTGDVISTGTPPGVGMGQNPKVYLRPGQTMRLGIDGLGEQFQHTVQA from the coding sequence ATGAAACTGTTGCGCTTCGGGCCGAAGGGCTTTGAAAAACCGGGCATCGTGGCCCCTGACGGCAGCCTGCGGGACCTGTCCGGTCATGTGGAGGATATTGCCGGCAAGACGCTTTTGCCGGCGCAGCTTGAGGCACTGGCCGGGCTCGATCTGGAGAGCCTGCCCACAATAGACAGTGGCGCTCGAATCGGCCCCTGCGTTGGCCGGGTCGGCAAGTTCATCTGTATCGGGCTGAATTACGCCGATCATGCTGCCGAAACCGGCGCCGAACTGCCGGCCGAGCCAGTGGTCTTCAACAAATGGACCAGTGCGATCTGCGGGCCCAACGATGACATCGAGATCCCCCGTGATTCCCGCAGCACCGACTGGGAGGTCGAGCTGGGCGTGGTGATCGGCACTCCCGGGCGCTATATCGATGAAGCCGATGCCATGAATCATGTGGCCGGCTACTGCGTCATCAACGACGTCTCCGAGCGGGAGTTTCAGCTCGAGCGCAGCGGCACGTGGGACAAGGGCAAGGGCTGCGATACCTTCGGGCCGCTCGGTCCCTGGCTGGTGACCGCTGATGAGATCAGCGATCCGGGTAATCTCGACATGTGGCTCGAGGTGGACGGCCACCGCTATCAGAACGGGTCGACCCGCACCATGGTCTTTGGCGTGGCGCATCTGGTGGCCTATCTCAGCCGCTTCATGAGCCTGCAGACCGGTGATGTGATCTCGACCGGTACGCCGCCGGGGGTGGGCATGGGGCAGAATCCGAAAGTCTATCTGCGTCCCGGTCAGACCATGCGATTGGGCATCGACGGGCTCGGGGAGCAGTTCCAGCACACCGTTCAGGCCTGA
- a CDS encoding SDR family oxidoreductase, with protein sequence MNISKVSSPQCLQGKTALVTAAGQGIGRAAAQRLSLEGAHVIATDLDPSHLIDLEGMTPRGLDVLDREAIQALASEVGPVDILFNCAGIVHHGSVLECDDSAWQLAMALNVTAMFHTIQSFLPGMLAQGGGSIINMASLASSIKGVASRCAYGTTKAAVIGLTKSVAADYMTQGIRCNAICPGTVDSPSLHERIETQAAVRGLAASEVMAEFVARQPMGRLGRVEEVAALVAWLACDEAAFITGTTQMIDGGWSN encoded by the coding sequence ATGAACATCAGCAAGGTCTCGTCCCCACAATGTTTGCAGGGTAAAACGGCCCTGGTCACGGCGGCCGGTCAGGGCATCGGTCGTGCCGCAGCGCAGCGTCTGTCCCTCGAAGGCGCTCATGTCATCGCCACCGATCTCGATCCATCGCATCTCATCGATCTTGAAGGCATGACGCCGCGAGGTCTGGATGTCCTCGACCGTGAGGCCATCCAGGCACTGGCCTCGGAGGTGGGGCCGGTCGATATCCTGTTCAATTGCGCCGGCATCGTGCACCACGGCAGCGTGCTGGAGTGTGACGACAGCGCCTGGCAGCTTGCCATGGCACTCAATGTCACGGCCATGTTTCATACCATTCAGTCGTTTTTGCCGGGCATGCTGGCCCAGGGCGGCGGCAGCATCATCAACATGGCGTCGCTGGCCTCCAGCATCAAGGGCGTCGCCAGCCGATGCGCCTATGGCACGACCAAGGCGGCGGTCATTGGACTGACCAAATCGGTGGCGGCCGATTACATGACTCAGGGCATTCGCTGTAACGCCATCTGCCCGGGGACGGTGGACTCTCCCTCCCTGCACGAGCGCATCGAGACGCAGGCCGCAGTGCGAGGGCTTGCTGCCTCGGAGGTCATGGCCGAGTTCGTGGCGCGCCAGCCCATGGGGCGGCTCGGGCGCGTCGAGGAAGTGGCGGCGCTGGTGGCCTGGCTGGCCTGCGATGAGGCTGCCTTTATTACCGGAACGACCCAGATGATCGACGGCGGCTGGTCCAACTGA
- a CDS encoding FadR/GntR family transcriptional regulator, which translates to MPLKTIRNARLYRQIADQLHDLIEAGEFPPGSLLPPERELAQTLGVSRASVREALIALEVIGQVEVRVGHGVLVGPLVPRGGQSILHTAARQHPWSLDPELEQEFASQGDEEIPPFALLEARRLVEPEAAALAAANMTPEMLSGIEEAYERHVADNDEEVDERHQGIPYTANHTGDRLFHVRIAQASGNPAYALLIRHILGHQYGVMFRRLQDLYLTTDMKRRSREQHLRILNALRQQDAERARRAMAMHLDDVITIFFDS; encoded by the coding sequence ATGCCACTCAAGACCATTCGCAATGCGCGCCTTTACCGCCAGATTGCCGACCAGCTGCATGACCTGATCGAGGCTGGCGAGTTTCCGCCGGGCAGTCTGCTGCCGCCGGAACGTGAACTGGCCCAGACGCTGGGGGTCAGTCGTGCCTCGGTTCGTGAGGCCCTGATAGCCCTGGAGGTCATCGGACAGGTCGAAGTCAGGGTCGGCCATGGCGTGCTGGTGGGACCACTGGTGCCGCGCGGCGGACAATCCATTCTGCACACGGCAGCAAGGCAGCATCCCTGGTCACTGGACCCGGAGCTCGAGCAGGAGTTTGCCTCTCAGGGCGATGAGGAGATTCCTCCCTTTGCCCTGCTGGAAGCGCGGCGACTGGTCGAGCCCGAAGCAGCGGCGCTTGCGGCCGCCAACATGACCCCGGAGATGTTGTCAGGGATCGAGGAGGCCTACGAACGTCACGTGGCGGATAACGACGAGGAAGTGGACGAGCGCCATCAGGGCATTCCCTACACGGCCAATCACACCGGCGATCGCCTGTTTCATGTCCGCATCGCCCAGGCCAGCGGCAACCCGGCCTACGCCCTGCTCATTCGCCATATTCTCGGGCATCAATACGGCGTCATGTTTCGTCGTCTGCAGGACCTTTACCTCACGACCGACATGAAAAGGCGCTCCCGCGAGCAGCATCTTCGCATCCTCAATGCCCTGCGCCAGCAGGATGCAGAGCGTGCCCGACGCGCCATGGCCATGCATCTCGATGACGTCATCACCATCTTTTTCGATAGCTGA
- a CDS encoding amino acid ABC transporter substrate-binding protein produces the protein MTAFRTLARTLAITSLGLATFMGTATAAQAETLRVGMSGGYYPFTFVDHDKLQGFEVDVMNAIGKQTGDDIKFVTASFSGLAGMLDSGRIDTIANQITITPERQAKYAFSEPYVYDGAQVVVRKGNDSIHGVEDLKGKTVIMNLGSNYETLLKELPYADEINLKTYESNIEQDVALGRADAFVMDRTSASQVIKDKPLPLQLAGQPFSKIENALPFRNDDAGRAQRDRVNKALDTLRDNGELKAISEKWFNSDITEAPQSEGSEKTGSDS, from the coding sequence ATGACCGCTTTCAGAACTCTGGCGCGCACGCTGGCCATCACATCACTGGGACTGGCCACATTCATGGGTACCGCCACGGCCGCTCAGGCCGAGACACTGCGGGTGGGCATGTCCGGCGGCTACTACCCCTTCACGTTTGTCGATCACGACAAGCTCCAGGGGTTTGAAGTCGACGTCATGAACGCCATCGGCAAGCAGACCGGCGATGACATCAAGTTCGTCACCGCCAGCTTCTCGGGCCTGGCCGGCATGCTGGACTCCGGTCGAATCGATACCATTGCCAACCAGATCACCATCACACCGGAGCGTCAGGCCAAGTACGCCTTCTCCGAGCCCTACGTCTATGACGGCGCCCAGGTCGTGGTCCGCAAGGGCAACGACAGTATCCACGGCGTGGAAGATCTCAAGGGCAAAACGGTCATCATGAACCTGGGCTCGAACTACGAGACCCTGCTCAAGGAGCTGCCCTACGCCGATGAGATCAATCTCAAGACCTATGAGTCCAACATCGAGCAGGATGTCGCCCTAGGCCGCGCCGATGCTTTCGTGATGGACCGCACCAGCGCTTCCCAGGTGATCAAGGACAAGCCCCTGCCGCTGCAGCTGGCCGGCCAGCCCTTCTCGAAGATCGAGAACGCCCTGCCGTTTCGTAACGATGACGCCGGCCGCGCCCAGCGTGACCGCGTGAACAAGGCACTCGATACCCTGCGCGACAACGGCGAGCTCAAGGCGATTTCCGAGAAGTGGTTTAATAGCGACATCACCGAAGCCCCGCAGTCCGAAGGCTCGGAAAAGACCGGCAGCGACAGCTGA
- a CDS encoding amino acid ABC transporter permease: protein MQALNLDYMVGLVPVLLGYLPLTLGMAAAGMVCALILSCLLAVIRVSRLPGLNQAAKLFISFFRGTPLLVQLFLFYYGLPQFLSFLVSINGVTATIMGLTLHFSAYMAESIRAAITGIDRSQTEAAQSIGMTQFQTMRRIILPQATRVATPTLMNYFIDMIKSTSLAFTLGVTELMGATQKEAASSFLYFEAFLVVALIYWVIVEALSWCQKRLEKRLNRAYQR from the coding sequence ATGCAAGCACTCAACCTTGATTACATGGTCGGGCTGGTGCCCGTCCTGCTGGGCTATCTCCCGCTGACGCTGGGCATGGCCGCCGCGGGCATGGTCTGTGCCCTGATTCTGTCCTGTCTGCTCGCCGTCATTCGCGTCTCGCGCCTGCCAGGGCTCAATCAGGCCGCAAAACTGTTCATTTCGTTTTTTCGCGGTACCCCGCTGCTGGTACAGCTCTTTTTGTTCTATTACGGGCTGCCGCAGTTTCTCTCCTTTCTGGTCTCCATCAATGGCGTCACTGCCACCATCATGGGGCTGACACTGCACTTTTCGGCCTACATGGCAGAATCGATTCGTGCCGCCATCACCGGCATCGACCGCAGCCAGACCGAGGCGGCCCAGTCGATCGGCATGACCCAGTTCCAGACCATGCGCCGCATCATTCTGCCCCAGGCCACACGCGTGGCCACGCCGACGCTGATGAACTACTTCATCGACATGATCAAGTCGACATCGCTGGCGTTTACGCTGGGGGTCACGGAATTGATGGGCGCCACCCAGAAGGAAGCCGCCAGCAGCTTTCTCTACTTTGAAGCCTTTCTGGTCGTGGCGCTGATCTACTGGGTCATCGTCGAGGCGCTGTCCTGGTGTCAGAAGCGGCTGGAAAAACGTCTCAACCGGGCTTATCAGCGATGA
- a CDS encoding amino acid ABC transporter ATP-binding protein has translation MIALKDITKRFGEHTVLDGIDLSLERGEIIVVIGPSGTGKSTLLRCINFLERPDAGRLTVGDLSVDAARPSKDDILGLRRRTAFVFQNYALFAHKTALENIAERMIVVEGLSKHEAHARAREILERIGLADKADAYPAALSGGQQQRIGIGRAMAAKAEVILFDEPTSALDPEWVEEVLALMKQLAAEQQTMIVVTHEMQFAREVADQVVFMEGGRIVEQAPPSELFTNPKDERTRSFLRKVLAGNAPATT, from the coding sequence ATGATTGCACTCAAGGACATCACCAAGCGCTTTGGCGAGCATACCGTGCTCGATGGGATCGATCTGTCACTCGAGCGCGGCGAGATCATCGTGGTCATCGGCCCGTCCGGCACCGGTAAATCCACGCTGTTGCGCTGTATCAACTTCCTTGAACGGCCCGACGCCGGCCGGCTCACGGTGGGGGATCTGAGCGTGGACGCCGCCCGCCCCAGCAAGGATGACATCCTGGGTCTGCGCCGGCGCACGGCGTTCGTGTTTCAAAACTATGCGCTGTTTGCCCACAAGACGGCGCTGGAGAACATTGCCGAGCGGATGATTGTGGTCGAGGGGCTATCAAAACATGAGGCCCACGCACGAGCGCGCGAGATTCTCGAGCGCATCGGCCTTGCCGACAAGGCGGATGCCTATCCGGCGGCGCTGTCCGGCGGGCAGCAGCAGCGCATCGGCATCGGTCGCGCCATGGCGGCTAAGGCCGAGGTCATCCTGTTTGACGAGCCAACCTCGGCGCTGGACCCGGAGTGGGTCGAGGAAGTCTTGGCTCTGATGAAACAGCTCGCCGCCGAGCAGCAGACCATGATCGTGGTCACCCACGAGATGCAGTTTGCCCGCGAAGTGGCCGATCAGGTGGTGTTCATGGAGGGCGGTCGCATCGTCGAACAGGCACCGCCGTCAGAGCTTTTCACCAACCCGAAGGATGAGCGCACCCGCAGCTTTCTGCGCAAGGTACTGGCCGGCAACGCGCCGGCCACCACCTGA
- a CDS encoding FGGY-family carbohydrate kinase, with product MSAYYLGIDVGSASVRAGVFDARGRCVAQAACEIAQYRPRPGFVEQSSDNIWSQCVAAVREAVSEAGVDGTSIRAIGFDATCSLVALGGQGAPVSVSPDNVDAHNIVMWMDHRAIEEAEEIAATGHPALEYIGGQVSPELELPKLLWLKRQRPDQFERAALFLDLADFMVARAIGDLDGTHEPERSVCTQVCKWLYLAHEGRWPEDLLERLGLDELMSRPAMQGDIRAPGTRAGRLSKETAEAMGLTEQTVVATGLIDAHAGALGMLGDDPEGSLAVIAGTSACHIAFSHDPCFVPGVWGPYWGAVLPDGWINEGGQSAVGALIDHVIADSGVVEALMTAAARAEISHFEWLNQRLEALEEESRDELTRHLHVLDYHHGNRSPLADASLTGMVSGLILERDLDGLALRYLATLQAVSLGTRHIVETLNAHGHDIKRLRLCGGALKNARWLKELSDATGLVIELPEERETVLLGSAMLAATACGDHSALREAAAAMSATARTIRPDVTRRDFFDAKYRVYRQMHEDQLRYRDLMESKIA from the coding sequence ATGAGCGCCTATTACCTGGGAATCGATGTGGGATCGGCAAGCGTCAGGGCCGGTGTGTTTGATGCACGCGGACGTTGTGTGGCGCAGGCCGCCTGCGAGATTGCGCAGTACCGCCCGCGCCCGGGGTTTGTCGAGCAGTCCAGTGACAACATCTGGTCGCAGTGTGTGGCCGCGGTGCGTGAAGCCGTGAGTGAGGCCGGCGTCGACGGTACCTCGATCCGGGCGATCGGCTTCGATGCCACCTGCTCGCTGGTGGCGCTGGGCGGGCAGGGCGCCCCCGTTTCGGTGTCACCGGACAACGTCGATGCCCATAACATCGTGATGTGGATGGATCATCGCGCCATTGAAGAGGCCGAAGAGATTGCCGCCACGGGTCATCCGGCGCTGGAATACATTGGCGGGCAGGTCAGCCCGGAGCTGGAGCTACCGAAGCTTTTATGGCTCAAGCGCCAGCGCCCCGATCAGTTCGAGCGCGCCGCACTCTTTCTCGATCTGGCCGATTTCATGGTGGCTCGCGCCATCGGTGATCTGGACGGCACGCATGAGCCTGAGCGCAGCGTGTGTACCCAGGTGTGCAAGTGGCTCTATCTTGCCCATGAAGGCCGCTGGCCCGAGGACCTGCTTGAACGGCTCGGCCTCGATGAGCTGATGTCGCGCCCGGCGATGCAGGGTGACATTCGCGCCCCCGGCACCCGGGCCGGCCGGCTGTCAAAGGAGACCGCCGAGGCGATGGGGCTGACGGAGCAGACGGTGGTGGCCACCGGCCTGATCGATGCCCATGCAGGCGCACTGGGCATGCTCGGCGACGACCCGGAAGGCAGCCTGGCCGTGATTGCCGGGACATCAGCCTGTCATATCGCCTTCTCTCACGACCCCTGCTTTGTGCCCGGCGTCTGGGGCCCGTACTGGGGCGCGGTGCTGCCGGATGGCTGGATCAACGAGGGCGGACAGAGCGCGGTCGGGGCGCTGATCGACCACGTGATTGCCGACAGCGGCGTCGTTGAGGCGCTAATGACGGCGGCCGCGCGCGCCGAGATCAGCCATTTCGAATGGCTCAATCAGCGGCTGGAGGCGCTGGAAGAGGAAAGTCGCGACGAGCTGACTCGGCATCTGCACGTGCTGGACTATCACCATGGCAATCGCTCGCCGCTGGCGGATGCATCGCTCACCGGCATGGTCAGCGGGCTGATACTGGAGCGCGACCTCGACGGTCTGGCGCTGCGCTATCTGGCCACACTGCAGGCGGTCAGCCTGGGTACGCGTCATATCGTCGAGACGCTCAACGCCCACGGCCATGACATCAAGCGACTGCGCCTGTGTGGCGGGGCGCTCAAGAACGCGCGCTGGCTGAAGGAGTTAAGCGATGCCACCGGGCTTGTGATCGAGCTGCCCGAGGAGCGCGAGACGGTGCTGCTGGGGAGTGCCATGCTGGCGGCCACCGCCTGCGGTGACCATTCGGCGCTTCGAGAGGCGGCGGCAGCCATGAGCGCCACGGCCCGTACCATTCGCCCGGATGTGACCCGGCGTGACTTTTTCGACGCCAAGTACCGGGTCTATCGTCAGATGCACGAGGATCAGCTGCGCTATCGTGACCTCATGGAGTCCAAGATCGCGTGA
- a CDS encoding ABC transporter substrate-binding protein: MPITISAAKGLLGATLVTTLLAATTIPLASAADKPHDKPDDQLVIGMSFQELNNVYFVTMQRALEAAVNDMGAKLVFTDARHDISKQINDVEDMLQRGVDILLLNPTDSVGIQSAVLSAHDAGVPVVAVDAQAEGPIDGFVGSKNFDAGYKACHYMGEKLDGKGKVAILDGIPVVPILQRVEGCEKALGEFDGIEVVDKQNGHQERSTAMNVTENMLQAHPDLAGIFSVNDVGSLGALVAIQSSGNDVKLASVDGNPEAVKAMQQPNSPLIAIAAQHPATMVTQALELAVKKYRGEESPSEVPIDVTLVTADNAADFHW, from the coding sequence ATGCCTATTACGATTTCAGCTGCAAAGGGCCTTCTGGGCGCCACCCTCGTCACAACCCTGCTGGCGGCCACCACAATTCCGCTGGCCAGTGCTGCCGACAAGCCCCATGACAAGCCGGACGACCAGCTCGTCATCGGCATGTCCTTTCAGGAGCTCAACAACGTCTATTTCGTGACCATGCAGCGCGCGCTGGAAGCAGCGGTCAATGACATGGGCGCGAAGCTCGTGTTTACCGATGCCCGTCACGACATCTCCAAGCAGATCAATGACGTGGAAGACATGCTCCAGCGCGGCGTCGATATCCTGCTGCTCAATCCGACCGACTCGGTCGGCATCCAGTCGGCGGTGCTCTCGGCCCATGACGCCGGCGTGCCGGTCGTGGCCGTCGATGCCCAGGCCGAAGGCCCGATCGATGGCTTCGTCGGCTCAAAGAACTTCGATGCCGGCTACAAGGCATGCCACTACATGGGCGAAAAGCTCGATGGCAAGGGCAAGGTCGCCATTCTTGACGGTATCCCGGTCGTACCGATTCTCCAGCGCGTCGAAGGGTGTGAAAAGGCCCTTGGCGAGTTTGACGGCATCGAGGTGGTCGACAAGCAAAACGGCCATCAGGAACGCTCCACCGCCATGAACGTCACCGAAAACATGCTGCAGGCCCATCCGGATCTGGCCGGCATTTTCAGCGTCAATGACGTGGGCTCGCTCGGCGCGCTGGTCGCCATTCAGTCCTCCGGCAACGACGTGAAGCTGGCAAGCGTTGACGGCAACCCGGAAGCGGTCAAGGCCATGCAACAGCCCAACTCGCCGCTGATCGCGATCGCCGCCCAGCATCCGGCCACCATGGTCACCCAGGCACTGGAACTGGCCGTGAAGAAGTACCGCGGTGAAGAATCCCCCAGCGAGGTGCCGATCGACGTCACCCTGGTGACCGCCGACAACGCTGCCGACTTCCATTGGTAA
- a CDS encoding sugar ABC transporter ATP-binding protein, whose product MALLALESVSKSFPGVRALHDVSLKVEAGEIHALLGENGAGKSTLMKILCGIHQPDSGEILIDGHAQHFSSYRRACAAGVGIVFQEFSLIPGLSVVDNIFLGREPRNALGLIRHREMVDQAHALFERLGIDIDPLIRVHHLSVADQQFVEIAKALSLNARVLVLDEPTAPLTPTEVERLFTIMRQLREQGVAMVFISHHMEEIFDICDRVTVLRDGEYVTTLNVTDTDAGALVEQMVGRRVDNIFPERQTPPPADDIVLDARIRMTGRKHTDHIRLARGEILGFAGLVGSGRSEMALAMIGAHPVAERHMRLEGDSVALKSPADALKRGIGLLPENRKQQGLILPFTCADNISINHLERFQSSGPFISRRREQAAVETLMDCVRVKAPGSDTVVGTLSGGNQQKVVIARWLERGCRVLIFDEPTRGIDVGAKSEIYALMKTLTAQGISIIMISSELPEITGLCDRVLVFNHGHVVAELAGDEIEASTIMTHATRQISLDYPTGATDDTAATMEHAS is encoded by the coding sequence ATGGCGCTACTGGCACTGGAAAGCGTGAGCAAGAGCTTCCCCGGCGTGCGCGCACTGCATGATGTCAGCCTCAAGGTCGAGGCCGGCGAGATCCACGCCCTGCTGGGGGAAAACGGCGCCGGCAAGTCGACGCTGATGAAGATCTTGTGTGGCATTCATCAGCCCGACAGCGGCGAGATCCTGATCGACGGCCACGCCCAGCATTTCTCGAGCTATCGACGCGCCTGCGCCGCCGGTGTGGGCATCGTCTTTCAGGAATTCAGCCTGATTCCCGGGCTCAGCGTGGTGGACAACATCTTTCTCGGGCGCGAGCCGCGTAACGCCCTGGGGCTGATTCGACACCGCGAGATGGTGGATCAGGCCCACGCCCTGTTCGAACGGCTGGGCATCGACATTGATCCGCTGATTCGCGTTCATCACCTGAGCGTGGCCGACCAGCAGTTCGTCGAGATCGCCAAGGCGCTATCCCTCAACGCCCGGGTACTGGTGCTCGATGAGCCCACTGCCCCGCTTACCCCCACCGAGGTCGAGCGGCTCTTTACCATCATGCGCCAGCTGCGTGAACAGGGCGTGGCGATGGTGTTCATCTCTCACCACATGGAAGAGATCTTCGATATCTGCGACCGGGTCACCGTGCTGCGCGACGGCGAGTACGTCACCACGCTCAATGTAACGGACACCGATGCCGGCGCGCTGGTCGAGCAGATGGTCGGCCGGCGGGTCGACAACATCTTTCCCGAGCGCCAGACACCGCCGCCTGCTGACGACATCGTGCTCGATGCCCGCATTCGCATGACAGGCCGCAAGCATACCGACCACATCCGACTGGCCCGCGGCGAGATCCTGGGGTTTGCCGGGCTGGTCGGCTCCGGTCGCAGCGAGATGGCACTCGCCATGATCGGCGCGCATCCGGTGGCCGAGCGTCACATGCGTCTGGAAGGAGATTCGGTCGCGCTCAAATCACCGGCCGACGCGCTTAAACGCGGTATCGGGCTGTTGCCGGAAAACCGCAAGCAGCAGGGGCTGATCCTGCCCTTCACCTGCGCTGACAACATCTCGATCAACCACCTAGAACGCTTTCAGTCGTCAGGCCCGTTTATCAGTCGGCGGCGTGAGCAGGCAGCGGTCGAGACGCTGATGGACTGCGTGCGGGTCAAGGCCCCGGGCAGTGACACCGTGGTCGGCACGCTCTCCGGCGGCAACCAGCAAAAGGTGGTCATTGCCCGCTGGCTGGAGCGCGGCTGCCGGGTGCTGATCTTTGACGAGCCGACCCGCGGCATTGATGTCGGCGCGAAATCCGAGATCTATGCGCTGATGAAAACGCTCACCGCCCAGGGCATCTCGATCATCATGATTTCCTCGGAGCTGCCCGAAATCACCGGCCTGTGCGACCGCGTGCTGGTCTTCAACCACGGCCATGTCGTGGCCGAACTGGCCGGTGACGAGATTGAGGCCAGCACCATCATGACCCACGCCACCCGCCAGATTTCCCTTGATTACCCCACGGGTGCCACCGACGACACGGCGGCCACCATGGAGCACGCCTCATGA